One window from the genome of Nicotiana sylvestris chromosome 9, ASM39365v2, whole genome shotgun sequence encodes:
- the LOC138878048 gene encoding uncharacterized mitochondrial protein AtMg00810-like, whose translation MTTIRCLLAVAIKNQWQLFQLDVNNAFLHGDLMEEVYMKVPQDDIVLTGIMWNILLLKQFLDAQFKIKDLGLLHYFLGLEVVYVSDGILVNQRKFSLELVEEFGCTYSKPTSSPLPLGLKLSSDVGCLLSDPSLYRRLIGKLNFLTHTRPDLAYTVQHLSQFMQTPRQPHLDAALHTVCYIKGLSGLRLHFSSHSSFSMAAFCDSDWASCPDSRRSTTVSLSSAEAEYMSVRRLVAELTWLCRLLEDMNVTDLTPIAVHCDNQSAIQIAKNPVFHERTKHIELD comes from the exons ATGACTACTATCAGGTGTCTTTTAGCTGTAGCTATCAAGAATCAGTGGCAACTCTTTCAGCTAGATGTTAATAATGCCTTTTTGCATGGGGATTTGATGGAGGAGGTGTATATGAAAGTCCCTCAAG ATGATATTGTGTTAACTGGAATAATGTGGAACATCCTTCTTCTTAAACAATTTCTGGAtgctcaattcaaaatcaaggattTAGGTCTTTTACATTATTTTCTTGGTCTGGAGGTCGTGTATGTGTCTGATGGTATTTTGGTGAACCAAAGGAAGTTTTCTCTCGAATTGGTTGAAGAATTTGGGTGTACTTATTCCAAGCCAACCTCTAGTCCTCTTCCTTTGGGTCTAAAATTGTCTTCTGATGTAGGTTGCTTGCTTTCTGATCCTTCCCTTTACAGGAGGCTAAttggaaaactcaatttcttaacTCATACTAGGCCTGACTTAGCTTATACGGTTCAGCATCTTAGTCAATTCATGCAGACTCCCAGGCAGCCCCATTTGGATGCTGCTTTGCATACTGTGTGCTACATCAAAGGCTTGTCTGGTTTGAGACTTCATTTCTCTTCTCATTCTTCTTTTTCTATGGCTGCATTTTGTGATTCGGATTGGGCTTCTTGCCCTGATTCCAGGAGATCT ACTACTGTTTCTTTATCATCTGCGGAGGCAGAGTACATGTCTGTTCGGAGATTGGTGGCTGAATTAACTTGGCTATGTCGACTCCTGGAGGATATGAATGTTACTGATCTGACTCCTATTGCTGTCCATTGTGATAATCAGTCTGCTATTCAAATTGCAAAGAATCCTGTCTTTCACGAGCGGACTAAACACATCGAGCTAGACTGA